From the Molothrus ater isolate BHLD 08-10-18 breed brown headed cowbird chromosome 25, BPBGC_Mater_1.1, whole genome shotgun sequence genome, one window contains:
- the KCTD20 gene encoding BTB/POZ domain-containing protein KCTD20 isoform X1, with product MSRHSSLRKRHQLLTARRPSMNGNCAGGTDWLRNLDSSCPVENRTPAAHESEESSVVLGGHSPAVPRTEGLDSECRHNTCPVNPQICSMLSAPEEPHSCHIPDGNKRQLEYFNTQERHGCCALSSSSNSQTVAPEKVTLVVDGTRFAVNPQIFTAHPDTMLGRMFGPGREYNFTRPNEKGEYEIAEGISSAVFRTVLDYYKTGIINCPDGISIPDLRDTCDYLCINFDFNTIKCQDLSALLHELSNDGAHKQFDSYLEELILPIMVDSARKGERECHIVVLTDEDTVDWDEDHPPPMGEEYSQILYSSKLYRFFKYIENRDVAKAVLKERGLKNIRIGIEGYPTCKEKVKRRPGGRSEVIYNYVQRPFIQMSWEKEEGKSRHVDFQCVRSKSLTNLVTVGDDVSEDHEVIMHHPPQVDELDRLNAPFSQMVVNDLPD from the exons ATGAGCCGGCA ctcttctcTTAGGAAACGCCACCAACTCCTCACAGCACGGAGGCCCAGCATGAATGGGAACTGTGCTGGGGGCACAGACTGGTTGAGAAATCTGGACTCCAGTTGTCCTGTGGAAAACAGAACTCCAGCAGCCCATGAGTCAGAAGAAAGTTCTGTGGTGTTAGGAGGTCACAGCCCTGCAGTTCCCAGGACTGAGG GTTTGGATTCTGAATGCCGACACAACACTTGCCCAGTAAATCCCCAGATCTGTAGCATGCTGTCTGCTCCTGAAGAACCTCACAGCTGCCATATCCCAGATGGAAATAAGAGACAGCTGGAATATTTTAATACCCAGGAACGCCATGGATGCTGTGCATTGTCTTCAAGCAGCAATTCCCAGACAGTAGCTCCAGAGAAAGTGACCCTGGTGGTGGATGGCACCCGCTTTGCAGTGAACCCCCAGATCTTCACTGCTCACCCTGACACCATGCTGGGAAG GATGTTTGGGCCAGGCAGAGAATACAATTTCACCCGGCCGAACGAGAAGGGCGAGTACGAGATCGCAGAAGGGATCAGCTCAGCCGTGTTCCGCACCGTGCTG GATTATTACAAAACCGGAATCATTAACTGCCCTGATGGGATTTCCATCCCAGACCTTCGAGACACATGTGATTACCTCTGCATAAACTTTGATTTCAACACAATCAAATGTCAAGATTTAA GTGCTCTGTTACACGAGCTCTCCAACGATGGGGCTCACAAGCAGTTTGACAGCTACCTGGAGGAGCTGATCCTGCCCATCATGGTGGACAGCGCGCGGAAGGGCGAGCGCGAGTGTCACATCGTCGTGCTGACCGATGAGGACACCGTGGACTGGGATGAGGATCATCCACCTCCCATGGGAGAGGAGTATTCACAGA TCCTTTACAGTTCCAAGCTGTACAGATTCTTCAAGTACATTGAGAACCGGGATGTGGCAAAAGCCGTGTTGAAGGAACGGGGCCTGAAGAACATTCGCATTGGCATCGAAG GGTACCCCACATGCAAGGAGAAGGTGAAGAGGAGGCCTGGAGGCCGCTCTGAGGTGATCTACAACTACGTGCAGCGGCCCTTCATCCAGATGtcctgggagaaggaggagggcaAGAGCCGCCACGTGGATTTCCAGTGCGTTCGCAGCAAATCCCTGACAAACCTGGTCACGGTGGGGGACGATGTCTCGGAGGACCACGAGGTGATCATGCATCACCCCCCACAAGTGGATGAATTGGACAGGCTGAACGCCCCCTTCTCCCAAATGGTTGTTAATGATCTACCGGATTAG
- the KCTD20 gene encoding BTB/POZ domain-containing protein KCTD20 isoform X2, which produces MNGNCAGGTDWLRNLDSSCPVENRTPAAHESEESSVVLGGHSPAVPRTEGLDSECRHNTCPVNPQICSMLSAPEEPHSCHIPDGNKRQLEYFNTQERHGCCALSSSSNSQTVAPEKVTLVVDGTRFAVNPQIFTAHPDTMLGRMFGPGREYNFTRPNEKGEYEIAEGISSAVFRTVLDYYKTGIINCPDGISIPDLRDTCDYLCINFDFNTIKCQDLSALLHELSNDGAHKQFDSYLEELILPIMVDSARKGERECHIVVLTDEDTVDWDEDHPPPMGEEYSQILYSSKLYRFFKYIENRDVAKAVLKERGLKNIRIGIEGYPTCKEKVKRRPGGRSEVIYNYVQRPFIQMSWEKEEGKSRHVDFQCVRSKSLTNLVTVGDDVSEDHEVIMHHPPQVDELDRLNAPFSQMVVNDLPD; this is translated from the exons ATGAATGGGAACTGTGCTGGGGGCACAGACTGGTTGAGAAATCTGGACTCCAGTTGTCCTGTGGAAAACAGAACTCCAGCAGCCCATGAGTCAGAAGAAAGTTCTGTGGTGTTAGGAGGTCACAGCCCTGCAGTTCCCAGGACTGAGG GTTTGGATTCTGAATGCCGACACAACACTTGCCCAGTAAATCCCCAGATCTGTAGCATGCTGTCTGCTCCTGAAGAACCTCACAGCTGCCATATCCCAGATGGAAATAAGAGACAGCTGGAATATTTTAATACCCAGGAACGCCATGGATGCTGTGCATTGTCTTCAAGCAGCAATTCCCAGACAGTAGCTCCAGAGAAAGTGACCCTGGTGGTGGATGGCACCCGCTTTGCAGTGAACCCCCAGATCTTCACTGCTCACCCTGACACCATGCTGGGAAG GATGTTTGGGCCAGGCAGAGAATACAATTTCACCCGGCCGAACGAGAAGGGCGAGTACGAGATCGCAGAAGGGATCAGCTCAGCCGTGTTCCGCACCGTGCTG GATTATTACAAAACCGGAATCATTAACTGCCCTGATGGGATTTCCATCCCAGACCTTCGAGACACATGTGATTACCTCTGCATAAACTTTGATTTCAACACAATCAAATGTCAAGATTTAA GTGCTCTGTTACACGAGCTCTCCAACGATGGGGCTCACAAGCAGTTTGACAGCTACCTGGAGGAGCTGATCCTGCCCATCATGGTGGACAGCGCGCGGAAGGGCGAGCGCGAGTGTCACATCGTCGTGCTGACCGATGAGGACACCGTGGACTGGGATGAGGATCATCCACCTCCCATGGGAGAGGAGTATTCACAGA TCCTTTACAGTTCCAAGCTGTACAGATTCTTCAAGTACATTGAGAACCGGGATGTGGCAAAAGCCGTGTTGAAGGAACGGGGCCTGAAGAACATTCGCATTGGCATCGAAG GGTACCCCACATGCAAGGAGAAGGTGAAGAGGAGGCCTGGAGGCCGCTCTGAGGTGATCTACAACTACGTGCAGCGGCCCTTCATCCAGATGtcctgggagaaggaggagggcaAGAGCCGCCACGTGGATTTCCAGTGCGTTCGCAGCAAATCCCTGACAAACCTGGTCACGGTGGGGGACGATGTCTCGGAGGACCACGAGGTGATCATGCATCACCCCCCACAAGTGGATGAATTGGACAGGCTGAACGCCCCCTTCTCCCAAATGGTTGTTAATGATCTACCGGATTAG